A window of the Gloeobacter morelensis MG652769 genome harbors these coding sequences:
- a CDS encoding DNA-methyltransferase, whose amino-acid sequence MPRPGVALLEGDCFELLAALEPASADAIISDPPYGTTSLEWDGPVDWERWWPLVDRASKPEAPVVLFSALPAACALIASNARNYRYDLIWEKSNPTGFLDAGRRPLRAHEQILVFCRKPRAAIYNPQKIFDGLRWHRGGGGQAGHYGRYRTVGRSDDGMRHPRSVLHFPSVGPDLVVHPCQKPLALLEWLVRTYSEPGGLVVDPFAGSGTTALACQNTGRGCVAIEKTREFIEVARRRLEQGVLFEMPTADQACLIDLGGLVDY is encoded by the coding sequence ATGCCGCGGCCGGGTGTCGCGTTGCTGGAAGGTGATTGCTTCGAGCTGCTGGCCGCCCTGGAGCCGGCCAGTGCCGACGCAATTATTAGCGATCCACCCTACGGCACCACCTCCCTTGAGTGGGACGGCCCCGTCGACTGGGAGCGGTGGTGGCCGCTTGTGGATCGCGCTAGCAAACCTGAGGCGCCGGTGGTGCTGTTCTCGGCCCTGCCCGCTGCTTGCGCGCTTATCGCAAGCAACGCCCGCAACTACCGTTACGACCTGATTTGGGAAAAGAGCAATCCGACTGGCTTTCTCGATGCCGGGCGCAGGCCGCTCAGAGCACACGAGCAGATTCTGGTGTTCTGCCGCAAACCGCGCGCAGCGATCTACAACCCCCAGAAGATCTTCGACGGCCTGCGTTGGCACCGCGGCGGCGGCGGCCAAGCGGGCCACTACGGCCGGTACCGCACCGTGGGCCGCTCCGATGACGGCATGCGCCACCCCCGCTCGGTGCTGCACTTTCCTAGCGTCGGCCCGGATCTGGTGGTTCACCCCTGCCAGAAGCCGTTGGCACTGTTGGAGTGGCTGGTGCGCACTTATAGCGAACCGGGCGGACTGGTAGTCGATCCGTTCGCCGGTAGCGGTACCACTGCCCTTGCCTGCCAAAATACCGGCCGCGGCTGCGTTGCAATCGAAAAGACCCGGGAATTTATCGAAGTGGCTCGCAGGCGACTCGAACAGGGGGTGCTCTTCGAGATGCCCACGGCCGACCAGGCATGTCTTATCGATCTTGGAGGGCTCGTTGATTACTAA
- a CDS encoding DUF3854 domain-containing protein — MQTGTATGKDKERYGRSRPCPICRTPDNRCVRKGEVHLCWNLREARELADSVWKFARTRRSADGGEWGCWVLAPTCPRCGRSDARCRENRDRTVFCANLTAAEATGDGRWRFGKQTSAERGQIWGFWIPSDLRREPRHRSVPSASKPAPENWHLVHQWLWEQASPVLQGRFPAKLADAGIADTAYSRYLTAESIALIEQEVDRRWRSGRWSSELIEASGWFAINKAFDSPLHYRTVLTPGRLIACFDLTGSLDQVRANPEVPLEIKKRTKDGQIKRQKVKYLQARGIPTRPYFPAATRALLGQLRSAGRQYALRIAEGEDKCECMAQNFSTLCDGTPLVWASLAGVWNFEGGEEEDLHPELVELLPGATDLTIAYDSDVMTKREVRQAMNRLAVRAFEATGGRLLPNAADWGGLLASRPELLNRAERWGLDDLWGHLAASAEDPRSSFERLLAHHHSKPIRRWWQRKGTPWSAAEQPALLTLEQARTATRDAIVEWFDSATHPLRSAHRDRVAVAATCGAGKSYSAAQIIAQRYGAWWQSPGASTAQQLWQALDLLEARKARTVPGTSARWMVLEEIASLEGELTALYHQDLGGPLLVLFKDLQALHDALERVSPGWGKERTRLPAWLAVRTGREAPEPGPIPEQMGNDSLACAHHEAVGQLGEKRHSPAAGACQVCVWGETGRCGFLHSLTAAHRAPVVFGTIAAVLNAGHEIQEFSQLVVDEALDTHLVETVEVSKAVRQLLTNLQRGQEGRWYTLPPLYTEEEIASLVVVFGEVAAAFSRYHTATEGELMVRGHRLADWCDGERLVPHLNRLKHLKPLRWEWGDQQKEGKAVGASYYPWERPRHRLGESGLPIHRETYGEEQRIEFEFIPMRLTSELVADLHAAICQNKAGAHLVLERRLEQIADPGGDGEGQQDASGDEEQRMRRCTRLHLTRPHRHLVEALRQMRVLNLDATPNRAVLGALLPDMRFIDIEAQWRHTRVVQVLSGPMGRATPATIREVIPLVAALGQQGSVLLFSHKQHVDQVDAAADASPISGLLDAHGADGQSHRMGWYGYQDRAVDDPEWKAADYLVLAGAHRVNLGASRRLALAVRRSLSVDGMPLLNTPDTRYRVERYGPEGYELVVQNGDPLVDALVEHERVASLVQACQRPRPLMRTTPLTIVLLRSDPLPAPFNRYVRVVSSIEELVGVTLPLGNKANHARHLEALIRHGETICDFFVEHLAVPSVRQVEEHGKKLWGVGGYRGKHGAIKAALALWSAQLLPSLAANERLVGDRPQFLENLRSACREEFEIGPVAAAVPLDEEALATYWYERYLRGTASDRLLVWMCTRHLPQAMRERLEAIEAIGSVLHRQRTSLSTQATARERGP; from the coding sequence GTGCAGACGGGGACTGCCACCGGCAAAGACAAAGAGCGCTACGGCCGTTCCCGGCCGTGCCCAATCTGCCGCACCCCCGACAACCGCTGTGTGCGCAAAGGCGAGGTGCACCTGTGCTGGAATCTGCGCGAGGCGCGAGAGCTGGCGGATTCCGTTTGGAAATTTGCGCGCACGCGCCGTTCGGCTGATGGCGGCGAGTGGGGTTGCTGGGTGCTTGCACCAACCTGCCCGCGCTGCGGCCGCTCGGACGCCCGCTGCCGGGAGAACCGCGACCGGACAGTTTTCTGTGCGAATTTGACGGCGGCCGAGGCCACCGGGGACGGCCGGTGGCGCTTCGGCAAACAGACCAGCGCAGAGCGGGGGCAGATCTGGGGATTCTGGATACCTTCAGATTTGCGGCGCGAGCCGAGGCACCGCTCTGTTCCTAGCGCGAGTAAGCCTGCACCGGAAAATTGGCATTTAGTGCACCAGTGGCTTTGGGAACAGGCTTCGCCGGTGCTGCAAGGCCGTTTTCCGGCGAAGCTGGCCGACGCAGGTATCGCCGACACTGCCTACAGCCGCTACCTCACAGCCGAATCGATTGCCCTTATCGAACAGGAGGTAGATAGGCGATGGCGTAGCGGCCGGTGGAGTAGCGAACTTATCGAGGCGAGCGGCTGGTTCGCAATTAATAAGGCGTTTGATTCGCCATTGCACTACCGCACGGTGCTCACTCCCGGGCGGTTGATTGCCTGCTTCGACCTCACGGGCAGCCTCGATCAGGTGCGCGCCAACCCGGAAGTGCCCTTGGAGATAAAAAAGCGGACGAAGGACGGCCAGATCAAGCGCCAGAAGGTGAAGTACCTGCAGGCACGGGGCATTCCCACCCGGCCCTACTTCCCGGCAGCCACCCGGGCGCTGCTAGGGCAATTGCGCTCCGCCGGAAGGCAGTATGCTTTGCGCATCGCCGAGGGCGAGGACAAGTGCGAGTGCATGGCGCAGAATTTCTCTACCCTCTGCGACGGCACGCCGCTGGTCTGGGCGAGCCTGGCGGGGGTGTGGAATTTCGAGGGGGGCGAGGAGGAAGATCTGCACCCCGAGCTGGTGGAGCTGTTGCCTGGGGCCACGGACCTGACGATCGCTTACGACAGTGACGTGATGACCAAGCGAGAGGTTCGCCAGGCGATGAACCGGCTGGCCGTGCGGGCCTTCGAGGCAACAGGTGGCAGGCTCCTTCCAAATGCGGCCGACTGGGGGGGGCTACTTGCCAGTCGGCCGGAGCTATTGAATCGGGCTGAGCGCTGGGGCCTCGACGATCTGTGGGGGCACCTGGCAGCTTCAGCAGAAGATCCGCGCAGTAGCTTCGAGCGGCTACTGGCCCACCACCACAGCAAGCCGATTCGCCGCTGGTGGCAGCGCAAAGGCACCCCCTGGAGCGCCGCTGAGCAACCGGCGTTGCTCACGCTGGAGCAGGCCCGCACGGCCACCCGAGATGCCATTGTCGAGTGGTTTGATTCTGCCACCCACCCTTTGCGCAGTGCCCACCGTGACCGGGTAGCGGTGGCCGCCACCTGCGGCGCGGGCAAAAGTTACTCCGCAGCACAGATTATTGCCCAGCGCTACGGCGCGTGGTGGCAGAGTCCGGGGGCTTCCACCGCCCAGCAACTGTGGCAGGCTCTGGATCTGCTGGAAGCGCGCAAGGCGCGCACGGTCCCCGGTACTTCGGCCCGGTGGATGGTGCTGGAGGAAATTGCCAGCCTCGAAGGTGAACTCACTGCCCTCTACCACCAGGATCTGGGTGGTCCGTTGCTAGTGCTCTTCAAGGATTTGCAGGCTCTGCACGACGCGCTCGAACGGGTGAGCCCGGGGTGGGGGAAAGAGCGCACAAGGCTACCGGCGTGGCTGGCGGTGCGCACCGGGCGCGAGGCTCCCGAGCCCGGCCCAATCCCAGAGCAGATGGGCAACGATTCGCTGGCCTGCGCCCACCACGAGGCGGTAGGGCAACTGGGAGAAAAGCGCCACAGTCCGGCTGCCGGCGCCTGCCAGGTATGCGTGTGGGGGGAAACGGGCCGCTGTGGGTTTTTGCATTCGCTCACTGCCGCCCACCGCGCCCCGGTGGTCTTCGGCACAATCGCTGCTGTGCTCAACGCCGGGCACGAGATCCAGGAGTTTTCGCAGCTGGTGGTGGATGAGGCGCTCGATACCCATCTGGTAGAAACGGTAGAGGTGAGTAAAGCCGTCCGGCAGCTGCTCACCAATCTGCAGCGTGGGCAGGAGGGAAGGTGGTACACCCTGCCGCCGCTCTACACCGAGGAGGAGATCGCCTCGCTGGTGGTTGTCTTTGGTGAGGTGGCTGCTGCTTTCAGTCGCTACCACACCGCCACTGAGGGGGAACTGATGGTGCGCGGCCACCGGTTGGCCGACTGGTGCGACGGCGAGCGCCTGGTGCCGCACCTTAATCGCCTCAAGCACCTTAAACCCCTGCGCTGGGAGTGGGGTGACCAGCAAAAAGAGGGCAAAGCGGTGGGGGCCTCTTACTACCCCTGGGAGCGCCCCCGGCACCGCCTGGGTGAATCCGGGCTTCCAATTCACCGGGAGACCTACGGCGAAGAACAGAGAATCGAGTTTGAATTTATTCCGATGCGCCTCACGAGCGAACTGGTGGCGGACCTGCACGCGGCCATCTGCCAGAACAAAGCCGGGGCGCACCTGGTGCTCGAACGCAGGCTGGAGCAGATCGCGGATCCCGGTGGCGACGGCGAAGGGCAACAAGATGCAAGCGGCGATGAGGAGCAGCGGATGCGCCGCTGTACCCGCTTGCATCTGACCCGACCGCACCGGCACCTGGTGGAGGCCCTCAGGCAGATGCGGGTGCTCAATCTTGATGCGACTCCTAACCGGGCGGTGCTGGGCGCTCTGCTGCCGGACATGCGCTTCATAGACATTGAAGCGCAGTGGCGACACACCCGGGTGGTGCAGGTGCTCTCGGGGCCAATGGGTCGGGCCACACCCGCCACGATCCGCGAGGTGATACCCTTGGTAGCGGCACTGGGCCAGCAGGGCAGTGTCCTGCTTTTTAGCCATAAGCAACACGTCGATCAGGTAGACGCCGCGGCCGATGCCTCGCCGATTAGTGGTCTACTTGATGCTCACGGTGCCGACGGACAAAGCCACCGCATGGGGTGGTACGGCTACCAGGATCGGGCCGTGGACGATCCTGAGTGGAAGGCGGCCGACTATCTGGTGCTCGCCGGTGCGCACCGGGTGAACCTGGGGGCGAGCCGACGCCTGGCCCTGGCGGTGCGCCGCTCGCTCTCGGTAGATGGGATGCCGCTGCTCAATACCCCCGACACGCGGTACCGGGTGGAGCGGTACGGCCCCGAGGGGTACGAGCTGGTGGTTCAAAACGGGGATCCCCTCGTCGATGCCCTGGTAGAGCACGAGCGGGTGGCGTCGCTGGTGCAGGCGTGCCAGAGGCCCCGCCCCCTGATGCGCACCACACCCCTCACGATTGTGCTATTGCGCTCCGACCCGCTGCCTGCCCCTTTTAACCGCTACGTGCGGGTGGTCTCGTCGATTGAGGAGCTGGTGGGTGTCACTTTGCCTCTGGGCAACAAAGCCAATCATGCCCGGCACCTGGAGGCCCTCATCCGCCACGGAGAAACTATCTGCGATTTTTTTGTCGAGCACCTGGCGGTGCCCTCGGTGCGCCAGGTGGAGGAGCACGGCAAAAAACTCTGGGGCGTCGGCGGCTACCGGGGCAAACACGGGGCGATCAAAGCGGCCCTCGCCCTGTGGTCGGCGCAGCTGCTGCCGTCGCTCGCGGCGAACGAGCGGCTGGTCGGCGACCGCCCGCAGTTTCTGGAAAATTTGCGCTCGGCGTGCCGCGAAGAGTTTGAAATCGGGCCTGTGGCCGCAGCAGTGCCCCTCGACGAAGAGGCCCTGGCCACCTACTGGTATGAGCGGTACCTGCGGGGTACGGCTTCGGATCGCTTGCTGGTGTGGATGTGCACCCGCCACCTTCCGCAGGCTATGCGCGAGCGGCTAGAAGCAATCGAAGCGATCGGCTCGGTACTCCACCGGCAGCGAACTTCCCTGAGCACCCAGGCCACTGCCCGCGAACGGGGTCCCTAG
- a CDS encoding cob(I)yrinic acid a,c-diamide adenosyltransferase: MMIRGIFVHTHPERGFEPNAMSSALRAAAQGDRVLVAQCLKGGIGQGPTGKLRFVERLEWMRPDIARVIDSGASEAERLAFNALWHEIKDKLKDLDTLVLDEPGLAIEFGLLDERQLVDLLASKPASLQIWITGPGVPESVEPLADTWTFTRSRAAAPHATGTLSSTTSSAA, translated from the coding sequence ATGATGATACGCGGAATTTTCGTACATACTCACCCCGAGCGTGGGTTTGAGCCAAACGCGATGAGCTCGGCACTGCGCGCCGCCGCACAGGGTGACAGGGTGCTGGTCGCGCAGTGCCTCAAAGGCGGCATTGGACAAGGACCGACCGGAAAGCTCCGTTTCGTCGAGCGGCTGGAGTGGATGCGCCCGGACATTGCAAGGGTGATCGACTCGGGGGCGAGCGAAGCCGAGCGCCTGGCCTTTAATGCTTTGTGGCATGAAATTAAAGACAAACTGAAAGACCTCGACACCCTCGTACTCGACGAGCCCGGTCTGGCAATCGAATTCGGCCTGCTCGACGAGCGGCAGTTAGTAGACTTGCTGGCCTCCAAACCGGCGAGCCTTCAGATTTGGATCACCGGGCCGGGGGTGCCCGAGTCGGTAGAGCCGCTGGCGGACACCTGGACTTTCACCCGCTCAAGGGCGGCGGCACCGCACGCGACCGGGACGCTATCCAGCACCACATCATCGGCGGCCTAA
- a CDS encoding phosphoadenosine phosphosulfate reductase family protein, protein MSGTEQLKLFAAPARRVCVATTPEIEALLAGDAPVAIGVSGGKDSCAVAFAVASHLDALGHRGPRLLIHSDLGRVEWRDSLPTCERLAERLGLELLVVRRQAGDLLDRWHARWEGNLQRYRDLRCAKLILPWSTAAMRFCTSELKTAVISRALIRRFGGRTILSVSGIRRQESANRARAPIARVQPKLASVGRKTAGFDWHPILEWTTEEVLGYLKSEDFDLHEAYTRYGSSRVSCAYCILASGADLLASTSCLDNRDLYRQLVELEIHSTFSFQPERWLGDVAPHLLAPDERSALHCAKEKAKRREAAEATVPEGLLMMRDGVPQRVPTLTEARLLADARRTVADLLGVEVLYTEAAEVREHYGLLIREQGHRISAAGPGFGHQALPGFEFENLPEADP, encoded by the coding sequence ATGAGCGGCACCGAACAGCTCAAGCTCTTTGCGGCACCCGCCCGCCGGGTCTGCGTCGCCACCACGCCCGAGATCGAAGCGCTGCTCGCCGGGGACGCCCCGGTGGCTATAGGCGTCTCCGGGGGCAAGGACAGTTGCGCCGTGGCTTTTGCCGTGGCGTCGCACCTCGACGCGCTCGGGCACCGCGGGCCGCGGCTGCTGATCCATTCGGATCTCGGCCGCGTCGAGTGGCGCGACTCGCTGCCCACCTGCGAGCGGCTGGCGGAGCGCCTGGGGCTCGAACTACTCGTCGTGCGGCGGCAAGCCGGGGATCTGCTAGATCGCTGGCACGCCCGCTGGGAGGGCAATCTGCAGCGCTACCGGGATCTTCGTTGCGCGAAGCTCATTCTGCCGTGGAGCACTGCGGCGATGCGCTTCTGTACCAGTGAGTTGAAGACAGCCGTCATCAGCCGGGCGCTCATCCGGCGCTTCGGTGGCCGGACCATCCTCTCTGTGTCGGGGATCCGCAGGCAGGAGAGTGCCAACCGCGCCCGCGCCCCGATAGCCCGCGTCCAACCCAAGCTTGCAAGCGTCGGTCGCAAAACCGCCGGCTTCGACTGGCACCCCATTTTGGAGTGGACCACCGAGGAGGTGCTGGGCTATCTCAAAAGCGAAGATTTCGATCTCCATGAGGCTTACACCCGCTACGGTTCCAGCCGGGTGAGCTGCGCCTACTGCATCCTGGCCTCGGGGGCAGATCTTTTGGCTTCCACCAGCTGCCTGGACAACCGGGATCTCTACCGGCAGCTGGTGGAGCTGGAGATCCACTCCACGTTCAGTTTTCAACCAGAAAGGTGGTTGGGAGACGTCGCGCCGCATCTTTTGGCGCCGGACGAGCGGTCGGCTCTGCACTGCGCGAAGGAGAAGGCCAAACGGCGCGAGGCCGCCGAGGCGACCGTTCCCGAGGGGCTTTTGATGATGCGCGACGGGGTGCCGCAGCGGGTGCCAACGCTCACCGAGGCGCGGTTGCTCGCCGATGCGCGGCGGACGGTGGCAGACCTCCTGGGAGTCGAGGTGCTCTATACCGAGGCGGCCGAGGTCCGGGAGCACTACGGGCTTTTGATTAGAGAGCAGGGGCACCGAATTTCGGCGGCCGGCCCAGGCTTTGGCCACCAAGCCCTGCCCGGTTTCGAGTTCGAGAACCTGCCGGAGGCGGACCCGTGA
- a CDS encoding DNA cytosine methyltransferase, which produces MPPRSSFVTVTDQFCGAGGSSLGAVAAGAELHMALNHWKLAIETHNANFQDARHDCTDISACNPRRYTSTDILLSSPECTNHSLAKGKRRKHQGQQELFSSNEPDPAEERSRATMWDVPRFAEYHDYRIVVVENVIDVRHWQLYDAWLQAMHLLNYEHKELYLNSMFFWPTPQSRDRLYVVFWKRGNKTPRLDFTPLAFCAGENCSKDVHALQVWKNPYKRWGKYAQQYTYNCPRCGGRVTPYYFCAANAIDWSLPCPRIGDRKRPLKEKTLARIRAGLKRYGRPPQLVSTNYFSERSRGIQEPLPTQTGAIKNALVVTTSHGGDLDRVRSTVDPHLCVPPAWLVGNYSPGWVRGVEQPTGTATTSDHHALLTAPFLASYYGGSDLVRPVEQAMGTISTHDRHALVAPPPFLVSYYGGRHGTHSLQEPVPTQATMPLHYLALPESIAIDDCGFRMLVPHEIGSAMAFPDTYKVLGNGRQKVRQYGNAVTPPVMEWILARCIESLASRGMH; this is translated from the coding sequence ATGCCACCCAGATCTTCGTTCGTCACGGTCACCGACCAGTTTTGCGGCGCCGGGGGCAGCAGCCTCGGTGCGGTCGCCGCCGGTGCGGAGCTGCACATGGCGCTCAACCATTGGAAACTCGCCATCGAAACCCACAACGCCAATTTCCAGGACGCCAGGCACGATTGCACGGACATATCTGCTTGTAATCCCCGCCGTTACACAAGCACGGATATTTTGCTCTCCTCGCCCGAATGCACAAACCATAGTCTGGCGAAAGGCAAACGACGCAAACACCAGGGCCAACAGGAATTATTTTCCAGCAACGAACCCGACCCAGCCGAAGAGCGTTCTCGGGCGACTATGTGGGACGTTCCGAGGTTTGCCGAATACCACGACTATCGGATCGTCGTGGTCGAAAACGTGATCGATGTCCGCCACTGGCAGCTTTACGACGCCTGGTTGCAGGCGATGCACCTGCTCAACTACGAGCACAAAGAGTTGTATCTCAACTCCATGTTCTTCTGGCCCACTCCCCAATCGCGCGATCGGCTCTACGTCGTCTTTTGGAAGCGGGGCAACAAAACGCCCCGGCTCGACTTCACCCCCCTGGCTTTCTGTGCGGGAGAAAATTGCAGCAAAGACGTGCACGCCCTGCAGGTCTGGAAAAACCCTTACAAGCGGTGGGGCAAGTACGCCCAGCAGTACACCTACAACTGCCCCCGCTGCGGGGGGCGGGTCACGCCGTACTATTTCTGTGCCGCCAACGCCATCGATTGGTCGTTGCCCTGTCCGCGCATTGGCGACAGGAAAAGACCCCTCAAGGAGAAAACCCTCGCCCGTATCCGCGCCGGGCTGAAGCGCTACGGTCGCCCGCCCCAGTTGGTCTCGACGAACTATTTTTCTGAGCGCTCCCGCGGCATACAGGAGCCTTTGCCCACCCAGACGGGCGCGATCAAAAACGCCCTGGTGGTGACGACGAGTCACGGCGGCGATCTCGATCGGGTGCGTTCGACAGTGGATCCTCATCTTTGCGTGCCGCCGGCTTGGCTGGTGGGCAACTACTCTCCGGGCTGGGTGCGGGGCGTCGAACAACCCACCGGTACCGCCACGACATCGGACCACCACGCTTTGCTGACGGCCCCCTTCCTGGCCAGCTACTACGGCGGTTCGGATCTGGTGCGTCCTGTAGAGCAGGCCATGGGGACCATCTCCACCCACGACCGGCACGCCCTGGTCGCCCCGCCGCCCTTTTTGGTCAGTTACTACGGCGGGCGCCACGGTACGCACAGCTTGCAAGAGCCGGTCCCGACCCAGGCGACGATGCCTTTGCACTATCTGGCGCTGCCGGAGTCGATCGCCATCGACGACTGCGGCTTCAGGATGCTCGTCCCGCACGAGATTGGATCGGCCATGGCTTTTCCTGACACATACAAGGTACTGGGCAACGGGCGGCAAAAAGTCCGGCAGTACGGCAACGCGGTGACGCCCCCGGTCATGGAGTGGATTCTGGCCCGCTGCATCGAATCGCTTGCAAGCCGGGGGATGCACTGA